The Cloacibacillus sp. An23 genome includes a window with the following:
- the htpG gene encoding molecular chaperone HtpG, producing MAEKMEFQSEAKQVLELMINSVYSNPDIFVRELVSNASDALDKLRIESLSDQSLAEYAKNGRIDITIDKKAGTLTFSDNGIGMSRDDLVSYLGTIARSGTGEFIKALQEAKNGSAGDLIGQFGVGFYSSFIAADKVTVDTRKAGSQESWKWESDGDGTYTIDNGTRETNGTTITLHMKPAGKDDEGEDLKDYLSEWTIRGIIKEYSDFVTYPIYVKDAEDDKKDGKEEPVNSMKALWTRPQKEITDEEFNEFYRHISHDWEDPLERIYYKAEGVSEFRALLFIPSRPPMDLFYQDGKHGVQLYIRRVFIMNDCKDLIPEYMRFIKGVVDSEDLSLNVSREMLQQDRQTAQIKNSLTKKVLDTLSKLRRDKPETYAKFWQTFGVVLKEGIISDTRHREEIMKLCTFEGSNGEKTTLEDYVIKMPAGQDKIYYLTGSSLDNLRSSPKLEAFKKRGVNVLLLSDPVDEIWVNNARKFDKYDFVSASAENVELPKGSESSEKHSEEVEKSGLVKKLKDALGSLVEDVKVSDRLVDSPVCFVQKGEEISPQMRNFFKAMGQEVPEEKRVMEINPDHALIKKIAEESEKPDFNANDWSSVLMGLASIADGQPVPDGKKFTALLSRMLEK from the coding sequence ATGGCTGAAAAGATGGAATTCCAAAGCGAAGCCAAACAGGTTCTGGAGCTGATGATCAACTCCGTCTACTCCAACCCCGACATATTCGTAAGGGAGCTCGTGTCGAACGCTTCCGACGCGCTCGACAAACTCCGCATAGAGAGCCTCAGCGACCAGTCGCTCGCGGAATACGCGAAAAACGGGCGCATCGACATAACGATAGACAAAAAAGCGGGAACTCTGACATTCTCCGACAACGGCATAGGCATGAGCCGCGACGACCTAGTCTCCTACCTTGGAACGATAGCGCGCAGCGGCACAGGCGAGTTCATCAAGGCGCTGCAGGAGGCGAAGAACGGCTCCGCCGGAGACCTCATCGGGCAGTTCGGCGTCGGATTCTACTCAAGCTTCATCGCAGCCGACAAGGTGACTGTAGATACGCGTAAAGCCGGTTCGCAGGAAAGCTGGAAGTGGGAATCGGACGGCGACGGCACATACACCATAGACAACGGTACGCGCGAGACTAACGGCACTACGATAACGCTGCACATGAAGCCCGCCGGAAAAGACGACGAGGGCGAGGATCTCAAGGACTACCTCTCAGAGTGGACCATCCGCGGCATCATCAAGGAATACTCCGACTTCGTGACATATCCGATTTACGTCAAAGACGCGGAGGACGACAAAAAAGACGGAAAGGAAGAGCCAGTCAACTCGATGAAGGCTCTCTGGACGCGTCCTCAGAAAGAAATAACCGACGAAGAATTCAACGAATTCTACCGCCACATCTCGCACGACTGGGAAGATCCGCTCGAACGCATATATTACAAGGCCGAGGGCGTCAGCGAGTTCCGCGCGCTGCTCTTCATACCGTCGCGCCCGCCGATGGACCTGTTCTATCAGGACGGCAAACACGGCGTTCAGCTCTACATCCGCCGCGTCTTCATAATGAACGACTGCAAGGACTTGATTCCGGAATACATGCGCTTCATCAAAGGCGTGGTAGATTCCGAAGACCTCTCGCTAAACGTCTCGCGCGAAATGCTCCAGCAGGACCGCCAGACGGCGCAGATAAAAAACAGCCTAACGAAAAAAGTGCTCGACACGCTCTCGAAGCTGCGCAGGGACAAACCTGAGACATACGCTAAATTCTGGCAGACCTTCGGAGTCGTGCTAAAAGAAGGAATAATATCCGACACGCGCCACCGCGAAGAGATAATGAAGCTCTGCACCTTCGAAGGCTCAAACGGCGAAAAAACGACGCTCGAAGACTACGTGATAAAAATGCCGGCCGGACAGGACAAAATATACTACCTCACCGGCTCGTCGCTCGACAACCTCCGCAGCTCGCCGAAGCTCGAAGCCTTCAAAAAACGCGGCGTCAACGTACTGCTGCTCTCCGACCCAGTAGACGAGATATGGGTGAACAACGCGCGCAAATTCGACAAGTATGACTTCGTCTCCGCCTCGGCAGAAAACGTGGAACTTCCGAAAGGCTCGGAGAGTTCAGAAAAACATTCGGAAGAAGTCGAAAAAAGCGGACTCGTAAAGAAACTCAAAGACGCGCTGGGAAGCCTCGTCGAAGACGTAAAGGTCTCAGACCGCCTCGTAGACTCCCCCGTCTGCTTCGTCCAGAAGGGCGAAGAGATTTCTCCGCAAATGCGCAACTTCTTCAAGGCGATGGGACAGGAAGTCCCCGAGGAAAAGCGCGTCATGGAGATAAACCCTGACCACGCGCTAATCAAAAAAATCGCCGAGGAATCCGAAAAGCCGGACTTCAACGCAAACGACTGGTCGAGCGTCCTCATGGGGCTCGCCTCGATAGCCGACGGACAGCCCGTCCCCGACGGCAAGAAATTCACGGCTCTGCTCAGCAGGATGCTCGAGAAATAA
- a CDS encoding MFS transporter: MNKNSRQIFLIFLAYYGMTCVSNAYFLFGPFYESLGATPQRAGLFLSAFYMVTLFCRPLGSVVMERFDIRRTLIGSALLCAAATAGIALTLGGGASLLVFRALSGIFFSVFIVATVAAQSILLDEKSRGIGFALFTTGSMLPLATVVPLCEQLIKGGFGTLYVWTPVAISVICAAVGWKVSDLNYTGKEKSSWGSYADLFRTKGFAVLLLTAIIMSLADAGTLSVASLAGARGVSVSYFMVASAASAVAIRTLGFGLISKAPRVRLAAPSVAVMGFALSGLAFCSSAWMFAFFGALFGLGIGVAYPTNFSLVGDLMPPQYHPKATGLVLLVIDVGWIASPLMYGYLSPVLGVSNTYRFTGLLVCAASAALYWKYWRVFGARV; the protein is encoded by the coding sequence ATGAATAAGAACAGCCGACAGATTTTTCTTATCTTCTTGGCCTATTATGGTATGACCTGCGTTTCGAACGCATATTTTCTTTTCGGCCCGTTCTACGAATCGCTTGGGGCGACTCCGCAGCGCGCGGGGCTGTTCCTAAGCGCGTTCTATATGGTCACGCTGTTCTGCCGTCCGCTCGGAAGCGTTGTGATGGAGAGGTTCGACATTCGGCGGACGCTCATAGGGAGCGCGCTGCTTTGCGCTGCGGCGACCGCCGGCATAGCGCTGACTCTGGGCGGCGGCGCTTCGCTGCTTGTGTTCCGCGCGCTTAGCGGAATTTTTTTCAGCGTATTCATCGTTGCAACCGTAGCGGCTCAATCCATACTTCTCGACGAAAAATCTCGCGGCATAGGCTTCGCGCTCTTTACAACGGGCTCGATGCTTCCTCTCGCGACGGTCGTGCCGCTTTGCGAGCAGCTGATAAAAGGCGGTTTCGGAACGCTTTATGTATGGACGCCGGTAGCCATTTCCGTTATCTGCGCCGCAGTCGGTTGGAAGGTCAGCGACTTGAATTACACCGGCAAGGAAAAAAGCTCGTGGGGAAGCTATGCAGATCTGTTTCGGACTAAAGGTTTCGCCGTGCTTCTGCTCACCGCGATAATAATGTCGCTGGCGGACGCCGGGACGCTCTCCGTCGCGTCGCTCGCTGGCGCGCGCGGAGTATCGGTTTCCTACTTCATGGTGGCGAGCGCGGCCTCGGCTGTCGCCATCCGCACGCTCGGCTTCGGCCTCATATCCAAAGCTCCGCGCGTCAGGCTCGCCGCCCCTTCGGTCGCTGTTATGGGGTTCGCGCTCTCGGGGCTGGCATTTTGCTCGTCCGCGTGGATGTTCGCATTTTTCGGAGCTTTGTTCGGTCTCGGCATCGGCGTCGCCTATCCGACGAATTTCTCGCTCGTCGGCGACCTCATGCCTCCGCAGTATCATCCTAAGGCGACTGGGCTAGTACTGCTCGTCATAGACGTCGGATGGATAGCGAGCCCGCTCATGTACGGCTACCTCTCGCCCGTCCTCGGCGTAAGCAACACGTACCGTTTCACCGGCCTGCTCGTGTGCGCCGCGTCCGCCGCGTTGTACTGGAAATATTGGCGCGTGTTCGGCGCGCGCGTATGA